The Candidatus Binatia bacterium nucleotide sequence AAATGGCCGCGGCTTATGCCGATTACCGCGACGCGTTGGAGCGTTGGCAAGCCCTCACGGCTTGCGGCGAGGTGGCGCGTCAACGTGCGGAGCTATTGCGTTTTCAAGTGGATGAATTGCGGGCGGCACGCGTGGAGGCCGGTCTCGAGGCGGCTCTGCAGCAGGAACGCGAGCGCCAGCGACATGCCGAAAAGCTGGCGCGATTGTGTCAGGAGGGTGATGAAATCCTTTACGCCGGCGACGGCGCCGTGGTCGGTGTACTGGGGCGGTTGGCGGGACAGCTCGCCGACGCTGCCCGCATCGATCCGGGGTTTGGCGAAGGGGCTGACCTGACGCGGCAAGCAGCCAGCCAGATCGAGGAAGTGGCCTTGCAGTTGCGGCGGGCCGGCGACCGCATTCGAGTCGATCCGGAGCGGCTCGACGAGGTGGAAAATAGGCTGGCGCTGCTGGCACGCTTGAAGCGCAAGTACGAGATTCCCGCCGATGCGCTACCGGGGCGCCTGGCGGCACTGGAGGCGGAGCTGGTCGTGCTCGAAGGCGGCGGCACCGACCCGGCCGCGGCGCAGCGGGAGGTCGATATCGGCGCCGAGCGGGCACTGGCCCTGGCGCAGCGGCTTTCGGCGGCTCGCCGCGCCGCGGCCGGGCGACTCGAGCGGTGCATGGGAAAGGAACTCGCAGCGTTGGGTATGGACGGGGCGCTGTTCCGCATCGAGTTCGCGCGCAGTGCCAGGGGGGCCGGCGCCGAAACCGCAACCCCGGCGGATCTGACGGCAACCGGGATTGATGTCATCGAGTTCTTCCTGTCGGCGAACCCGGGTGAAGACCCGGCGCCGCTCGCACGCATCGCCTCGGGAGGCGAACTGTCGCGCATCATGCTCGGGCTCAAAGCGCTTACCGCCGGCGCCGGGGAGGTGCCGACCCTGATCTTCGACGAGGTCGACGCCGGCATCGGCGGCGGCGTCGCAGAGCAGGTCGGACAGCGCTTGCGGGGCATCGCCCGCGGACGCCAGGTTCTCTGCATAACCCACTTGCCCCAGATCGCGGTTCTGGCGGACCACCATCTCGCAGTCGAAAAACGGGTAGCCGGCGGCCGGACCTTTACGACCGCGCGCGGACTCGATGCCGACGAGCGCGTCCGCGAGATCGGGCGCATGTTGGGACCCAGTACGGGGGTCGATGCCGAACGCTACGCCAGGCGCATCATGGCGGCGGCCCGCCCGACGGAGGATTAACCGCAACGATCACCGCAAACGGGTTTCTTGTCTTGACATTTTTGTCGCCGCGGGCATAGCATCCGCCGCGATGATGATAAGGGGGGCAAGCAGGGTCGTGAATCGTGGATCGCAGGGTAAGCCGGTGATCGTGCGCAAGGAGGGGCGATGAAGGGTGTAGCGCAGCGGTGGATGGTAGTCGGTCTGGGTGTGGCGGGGGTACTCGTGGCGGGGACGGCCTCGGCGGCCGATGTCTCCAACAATGACCGCCTCTGGCTGAACTTCACCAGGGAGACCGCGACGGTCGAACAGGGCAAGTTCCGCATCGAGACCAAAGGGTTAATCGTGTGGAATCAGGGTGATCCGAAGCTGAACATGGCCGGGTTCCCGTTGCCGAAGAATGCGGAAAGCCTCACCGGCGGCACGCTTGCTCTGCTCGGTACTTACGGCTTCATGCGCGGCGCCGAGGGGGGCTTCCAGATCACCGGCGTATGGCAGAGCTTGCAGACCAGCCCGACCAACACCTACGACAACACCGCCGATGTCGGCGATTTCCTGCTCTATGCCAAGATCGGCCGGCCGTTGAAGGAGTTGGTCGATCTTCCGGCCAATATGGACGAGATCGAAGAGATGGTCAGTCTTGGCGGCGGCATCGAGATGACGATGCCGAACGGGCCCACCAGCAAGGGCGCCGGGTCCGGTTCGTTCGGTGCAAACCCGTTCATGTCCACGCGGGTGGAACGTGGGCCATGGGCCCTGATGGGGCACCTCGGTTACTACTTCTATACTCCCGACGCTCCGGATGTGTTCACGTACGACATTTCCGGCGTCTTGCGGGCCAGCGACAGATGGGGGATCCGCTGCGAGTGGAGCGGGCGCGTGTTCCAATCGGGGCAAACGATCTGGGATGCGGTGTTCATGCCGGGCCTGGACATCAACATAACGGACCTCCTTGTCGTCCGCCCCAGCGGTATGGTGGGCAACACCAAGTATGCGCCCTCATACGGCATCGGTGTTGGCCTGGCCGCAGTGTTCTAAAGGGGAAGCGAACCGCCGGGCGGCTGCCCCGAAGGGGCCTACGTGCGGGACGGCTCGTAGGCGACGCGAACCAGCACCAGACCGTGCGGCGGGGCGGCGGCTCCCGCGGCCGTTCTGTCGCCGTGCGCGAGTAGCTCCTCGATGGCCGTCGCCGGCCGGCTGCCCAGCCCGATTTCGACCAGCGTGCCCACGATGTTGCGCACCATACACCGGAGGAAACCATTGGCCTCCACGGTGTACATGATCATGGCGCCGCGCCGCTCGACGGCGCTGGCAAGAACGATGCGGCGGGCGTGGGCGGCATCACAGTCGGCGGCTCGGAAGGCGCTGAAGTCGTGCTCGCCAAGCAGCGCCGCCGAGGCCGCGCGCATGGCAGCGACGTCCAGCACGCGCGGTATGTGCCAGGCGAAACGCCGCCAGAACGGCGACTGATAGCCGGTATTCCAGACGCGATAGGTGTATACTCGACTCGAGGCTTCGCGGCGCGGATCGAAGCCGTCGGCGACGAGGGCGGCGGTCGTTACGGTGACGTCGGGGGGAGTGAGGGCGTTTAGCGCCCGCAACAGCTTGTTCGGAGAGAGGGACCGATCGAGGGTCAAGCCGACCACTTGGCCGCTTGCGTGCACTCCCGCATCCGTACGCCCGGCTGCCGCGACACGACGCAAGCTGCCATTGAGGCGTGCGACGGCCTCCTCGATGACACCCTGCACGGTGCGCACATCGGGCTGCACCTGCCACCCCCGGAAGTCGGTCCCCTCGTACTGCACCGTCAGCTTGTACCGTGGCATATCAGGGATCGCGGCAGGACCTGGCAGACCCCGCCCCTCAGAGGTGCTCGCGGACCAATACCTCGGCGATCTGTACGGCATTGACCGCCGAGCCTTTGCGCAGATTGTCGATCGTCAGCCAGAGGTCCAGCCTTGGCGGAGGGTCGACCACTCGCACTCTGCCGACGCAGACCGCATCCTTACCCACGGTGTCGGCAGGGGTCAGGTAGCCACGGGCATCGGTCCCACTGTCGAGCACCACCCCGGGCGCGGTGCGCAGTATCTCCTGCGCTTCGGCCGCCGTCAAAGGACGTTCCGTGTCGATCGTGGCGGCGACGCCGACGCCAAAGAACACGGGAACACGTACTCGGGTAATGCTGGATGGAAGATCGGGGGTTTCGAGCAATCTGCGCAACCCCGCGACGGCGCGCGTTTCCTCGCTCGACGACCCTCCCGCCAGCGGCTCGCCGACCAGAGGTATCGCGTTGAAGGCCAGCCGCTGCGGAAAGACGTCGTGACCCGGGCTGCGTCCGTTTAACAGATCGACGGTTTCGCGCTGCAACTCCTCTACGCCCGCGCGCCCCATCGTGGAAGCGGGCTCGAGGGTCGTGGCCACCAATCCGCGCAGGCCCGCGGCGTTGCGAACCGGGGCGAGTGCGACGGCAAGCGCAACGACTGCGGGGTCAGGTGTGGCCAGAACTCGCCGGTTGGTGTAGTCGGCGACGGCGGCGGCATTCACTTCCGGCACCACCAGCGGTACGGTCGGGTCACCGGCGTGGAGTTGGGTGAGGTCGATCACGACTGCTCCGTCGGCGGCCGCCCGCGCGGTCCATTCGGCACTGACGGCCTCGGCGGCAGCGAGAAAAACGAGGTCCGTCCCGGCAAAGCGGGCACCTTCCAGCAACTCGACCCGTGCCGTCAGATCGCCACATCTCGCCGTATCGCCGGCGGTCTGCACCGAAGCATACAACTGCAGCGCGCCGAGCGGGAAGCCACGCTGTTCGAGGACGGCGACGATTTCGGCGCCGACCAGACCCGTCGCACCAACGACGGCCACCGAGTATGTGCGGTCTTTCACCCGATCTCCGGTTCCAGCGGCACGGACGCCTTCAAGGGCCGACGTC carries:
- a CDS encoding aspartate-semialdehyde dehydrogenase; translated protein: MKDRTYSVAVVGATGLVGAEIVAVLEQRGFPLGALQLYASVQTAGDTARCGDLTARVELLEGARFAGTDLVFLAAAEAVSAEWTARAAADGAVVIDLTQLHAGDPTVPLVVPEVNAAAVADYTNRRVLATPDPAVVALAVALAPVRNAAGLRGLVATTLEPASTMGRAGVEELQRETVDLLNGRSPGHDVFPQRLAFNAIPLVGEPLAGGSSSEETRAVAGLRRLLETPDLPSSITRVRVPVFFGVGVAATIDTERPLTAAEAQEILRTAPGVVLDSGTDARGYLTPADTVGKDAVCVGRVRVVDPPPRLDLWLTIDNLRKGSAVNAVQIAEVLVREHL
- the recN gene encoding DNA repair protein RecN gives rise to the protein MLRHLRIANFAVIDELDIGFAAGMNVLTGETGAGKSVITRAIDLLCGGRGNVDVIRTEAREALIEGLFDADDAVRRVLVDGGFEDADELLVRRVISRTGKGRIHINGAMANTALLSQLGSRLVHVYGQHEQALLLRPDSHLELLDQFAGLGDTRAEMAAAYADYRDALERWQALTACGEVARQRAELLRFQVDELRAARVEAGLEAALQQERERQRHAEKLARLCQEGDEILYAGDGAVVGVLGRLAGQLADAARIDPGFGEGADLTRQAASQIEEVALQLRRAGDRIRVDPERLDEVENRLALLARLKRKYEIPADALPGRLAALEAELVVLEGGGTDPAAAQREVDIGAERALALAQRLSAARRAAAGRLERCMGKELAALGMDGALFRIEFARSARGAGAETATPADLTATGIDVIEFFLSANPGEDPAPLARIASGGELSRIMLGLKALTAGAGEVPTLIFDEVDAGIGGGVAEQVGQRLRGIARGRQVLCITHLPQIAVLADHHLAVEKRVAGGRTFTTARGLDADERVREIGRMLGPSTGVDAERYARRIMAAARPTED
- the truA gene encoding tRNA pseudouridine(38-40) synthase TruA; its protein translation is MPRYKLTVQYEGTDFRGWQVQPDVRTVQGVIEEAVARLNGSLRRVAAAGRTDAGVHASGQVVGLTLDRSLSPNKLLRALNALTPPDVTVTTAALVADGFDPRREASSRVYTYRVWNTGYQSPFWRRFAWHIPRVLDVAAMRAASAALLGEHDFSAFRAADCDAAHARRIVLASAVERRGAMIMYTVEANGFLRCMVRNIVGTLVEIGLGSRPATAIEELLAHGDRTAAGAAAPPHGLVLVRVAYEPSRT